One part of the Entelurus aequoreus isolate RoL-2023_Sb linkage group LG05, RoL_Eaeq_v1.1, whole genome shotgun sequence genome encodes these proteins:
- the LOC133650955 gene encoding uncharacterized protein LOC133650955 isoform X2, with the protein MKMLRELVRKRLMAAADEIFQLFERTIASYEEELSRAREAQERHRKHVNMLRVDDIQQLISHQEERPPRPQNGGSTLEQEDPQPPYVKEEGEELWITQEGDGLLGSHVADLTKLPLTVVCVKIEDHEEKSAESSQPALLQSGRKSICPESRPLMSLPASTLPLRPPFSL; encoded by the exons atgaaaatgttgagaGAGTTGGTGAGGAAGAGACTAATGGCGGCAGCCGATGAAATATTCCAGCTGTTTGAGAGAACGATAGCGTCTTACGAGGAGGAACTCTCTCGAGCAAGAGAGGCGCAGGAGCGACACCGCAAACACGTTAATATGCTGCGTGTTGATG ACATCCAGCAGCTGATTAGTCATCAAGAAGAGCGTCCCCCTCGGCCGCAAAATGGGGGCTCTACTTTGGAGCAGGAGGATCCGCAGCCCCCCTATGTTAAAGAGGAAGGGGAAGAActttggatcactcaggagggagatgGTCTTCTCGGGTCGCATGTGGCAGATCTCACCAAGCTGCCGCTGACTGTTGTCTGTGTGAAGATTGAAGACCATGAAGAGAAATCAGCTGAGTCGTCACAACCGG CTCTTCTTCAAAGCGGGCGAAAATCCATTTGTCCAGAGTCCAGACCCTTGATGTCTTTGCCTGCAAGTACTCTTCCGCTtcgacctccattcagcttgtaG
- the LOC133650955 gene encoding zinc finger protein OZF-like isoform X1 gives MKMLRELVRKRLMAAADEIFQLFERTIASYEEELSRAREAQERHRKHVNMLRVDDIQQLISHQEERPPRPQNGGSTLEQEDPQPPYVKEEGEELWITQEGDGLLGSHVADLTKLPLTVVCVKIEDHEEKSAESSQPGEESRGAVPPRNSSLQHMTTEAYKDRCGASRFTPKSDSDDTASLSDRDNTQESLSSNTDCEGDMRTHSNKYSKKKTCKKTFTCSVCGKSFSDKRDFARHTRTHTGEKPFCCSVCGQRFSEKSNMGKHMRTHTGEKPFSCSICGQRFAEKSNIVPHMRRHTGERPFTCSECGQRFSEKSNMVKHMRRHTGETPYSCSICGKKFSQQNGLTAHMRTHTGEKPFCCSVCGERFSQKSNMESHKRTHTGERPYSCWFCPKTFAQHSNLMVHTQIHSRK, from the exons atgaaaatgttgagaGAGTTGGTGAGGAAGAGACTAATGGCGGCAGCCGATGAAATATTCCAGCTGTTTGAGAGAACGATAGCGTCTTACGAGGAGGAACTCTCTCGAGCAAGAGAGGCGCAGGAGCGACACCGCAAACACGTTAATATGCTGCGTGTTGATG ACATCCAGCAGCTGATTAGTCATCAAGAAGAGCGTCCCCCTCGGCCGCAAAATGGGGGCTCTACTTTGGAGCAGGAGGATCCGCAGCCCCCCTATGTTAAAGAGGAAGGGGAAGAActttggatcactcaggagggagatgGTCTTCTCGGGTCGCATGTGGCAGATCTCACCAAGCTGCCGCTGACTGTTGTCTGTGTGAAGATTGAAGACCATGAAGAGAAATCAGCTGAGTCGTCACAACCGGGTGAGGAGAGCAGAGGGGCGGTGCCTCCACGAAACAGCTCActgcaacacatgacaacagaagcttaCAAAGATCGGTGTGGCGCGTCGCGGTTCACGCCAAaatcagatagtgacgacacaGCATCATTGTCAGACAGGGACAATACCCAAGAGTCTTTGAGCAGCAATACAGACTGTGagggtgatatgaggactcacagcAACAAATACTCTAAGAAAAAGACATGTAAAAAAACTTTTACCTGCTCAGTTTGCGGGAAAAGCTTTTCTGATAAAAGGGATTTTGCTCGACACACGAGAACGCACACTGGGGAAAAACCTTtctgttgttcagtttgtgggcaGAGGTTCTCGGAGAAATCAAACATGGGTAAACACATGAGAACCCACACAGGGGAGAAACCTTTTAGTTGTTCCATTTGCGGGCAGAGATTCGCGGAGAAGTCAAACATTGTACCACACATGAGAAGGCACACTGGAGAAAGACCGTTCACTTGCTCAGAATGTGGCCAGAGGTTCTCGGAGAAGTCAAACATGGTCAagcacatgagaagacacacggGAGAAACGCCATACTCCTGCTCAATTTGCGGGAAAAAATTTAGTCAGCAAAACGGTTTGACAGCACACATGCGCACGCACACGGGGGAAAAACCGTTTTGTTGTTCAGTGTGCGGCGAAAGATTCTCTCAAAAGTCAAACATGGAGTCACACAAGagaacgcacacgggagaaaGACCGTATTCTTGCTGGTTTTGTCCGAAAACCTTCGCTCAGCATAGCAATTTGATGGTTCACACGCAAATACACAGCAGAAAATAA